From one Alosa alosa isolate M-15738 ecotype Scorff River chromosome 5, AALO_Geno_1.1, whole genome shotgun sequence genomic stretch:
- the idua gene encoding alpha-L-iduronidase isoform X2 yields MLAQFPTVEFSSVVDGEAKYNFTNLDKLMDQLWQNGLKPGFELMGSVSNFFHDFEDKRQVMEWRNLVYHTAMRYIGKYGMGYVSQWNFETWNEPNNHDFDNVTVSIQGFLNYYDACSEGLRAASPALKFGGPGDSCHSPPHSPYCWAMLEHCHNGTNYFTGERGVRLDYIALHKKGGGCSLPILQQEIDTVKEIQQHFPLFQSKPIYNDEADPLVGWSKPQLWRADVTYAAMVIKVIGQHQDMLIADPDNNINYTLLSNDNAFLSYHPYPFTQRTLTARFQVNNTKPPHVQLLRKPVLTVMGLLALLGETQVLAQLSDDASENNTVGVLASIHKPSIPGTSDSWQSTIVIYSSKDNITSSDVDQIQIQLKGFPIQQGLMYVTYYLDNNSTNPHQLWQSMGSPDFPTAEQFRQLRLLEDPVIQGPLPFPDGGGLTLKANLPIPSVLLIHVCAKTSAVPGQVNGLRFISITKGQVLIVWKDHCITSKCIKSYEIEFSRDLVKFQRINDHNTIFTSYVYSPENMNVSGFYRVRAVDYWERSGEFSLTEKYVEDQ; encoded by the exons ATGTTGGCTCAGTTCCCCACAGTGGAATTCAGCAG TGTTGTGGATGGAGAGGCaaagtacaatttcacaaatctGGATAAACTAATGGATCAGCTGTGGCAGAATGGTCTTAAACCAG GATTTGAGTTGATGGGAAGTGTGTCCAACTTTTTTCATGACTTTGAGGACAAACGGCAAGTAATGGAATGGCGTAACCTGGTCTATCATACAGCTATGAGGTACATCG GGAAGTATGGCATGGGATATGTCTCACAGTGGAATTTTGAGACATGGAATGAGCCCAACAATCATGATTTTGACAATGTCACGGTTTCCATACAAG GGTTCCTGAATTATTATGATGCCTGTTCTGAGGGCCTCCGGGCGGCCAGCCCTGCCTTAAAGTTTGGGGGTCCTGGAGACTCCTGCCACTCCCCTCCCCACTCCCCGTACTGCTGGGCCATGCTGGAGCACTGTCATAATGGGACAAACTATTTCACTGGTGAGAGGGGGGTTCGTCTTGATTACATCGCCCTGCACAAAAAG GGTGGGGGATGCTCTTTACCAATATTGCAACAGGAGATTGATACAGTGAAAGAAATTCAGCAACATTTCCCATTATTTCAATCAAAACCTATATATAATGATGAGGCTGATCCTCTTGTGGGCTGGTCAAAACCACAGTTATGGAGAGCGGATGTGACCTATGCTGCCATGGTGATAAAG GTGATCGGTCAGCATCAGGACATGCTCATAGCCGACCCCGACAACAACATCAATTACACTCTCCTGAGCAACGACAACGCCTTCCTTAGTTACCACCCCTACCCATTCACGCAGCGCACGCTCACAGCCCGTTTCCAGGTCAACAACACCAAGCCACCACATGTGCAGTTGCTAAGGAAACCTGTTTTGACTGTTATGGGATTGCTGGCATTGTTAG GAGAAACTCAAGTACTAGCTCAACTGTCAGATGATGCATCTGAGAATAATACTGTTGGAGTCCTTGCAAGCATCCATAAACCCTCGATTCCTGGGACCTCTGACAGCTGGCAGTCCACCATTGTCATCTACAGCAGCAAGGACAACATTACCTCTTCTGATGTAGATCAGATCCAAATTCAGCTCAAAGGTTTCCCCATTCAGCAAG GACTTATGTATGTCACATACTACCTGGACAATAATTCAACAAATCCTCACCAGCTGTGGCAAAGCATGGGAAGCCCGGATTTCCCCACAGCGGAGCAGTTCAGGCAACTGAGGCTTCTAGAG GACCCAGTGATTCAAGGGCCCCTACCTTTTCCTGATGGGGGAGGTCTAACCCTGAAGGCAAATCTGCCCATCCCATCTGTCCTCCTGATCCATGTGTGTGCCAAAACCAGCGCTGTTCCAGGCCAG GTAAATGGCTTGCGTTTCATTTCCATCACCAAAGGCCAGGTTCTTATTGTGTGGAAGGACCACTGTATTACTTCCAA GTGCATTAAATCCTATGAGATAGAGTTCTCCAGGGACCTGGTCAAATTCCAAAGGATAAATGATCACAATACCATCTTTACTTCGTATGTGTATTCACCAG AAAACATGAACGTGTCTGGTTTCTACCGAGTACGAGCAGTGGACTACTGGGAAAGATCTGGGGAGTTTTCACTAACAGAGAAATATGTGGAGGACCAGTGA
- the idua gene encoding alpha-L-iduronidase isoform X1 has protein sequence MKVAPHKFTLWKFCVVLVMSQDVLCKYVNIAVDVQTPLRNLKHFWRSTGYCPPFPHTEADVYDLSRDEELNLAYVGSVPHSGIQQVRIHWLLELVTAHVVDGEAKYNFTNLDKLMDQLWQNGLKPGFELMGSVSNFFHDFEDKRQVMEWRNLVYHTAMRYIGKYGMGYVSQWNFETWNEPNNHDFDNVTVSIQGFLNYYDACSEGLRAASPALKFGGPGDSCHSPPHSPYCWAMLEHCHNGTNYFTGERGVRLDYIALHKKGGGCSLPILQQEIDTVKEIQQHFPLFQSKPIYNDEADPLVGWSKPQLWRADVTYAAMVIKVIGQHQDMLIADPDNNINYTLLSNDNAFLSYHPYPFTQRTLTARFQVNNTKPPHVQLLRKPVLTVMGLLALLGETQVLAQLSDDASENNTVGVLASIHKPSIPGTSDSWQSTIVIYSSKDNITSSDVDQIQIQLKGFPIQQGLMYVTYYLDNNSTNPHQLWQSMGSPDFPTAEQFRQLRLLEDPVIQGPLPFPDGGGLTLKANLPIPSVLLIHVCAKTSAVPGQVNGLRFISITKGQVLIVWKDHCITSKCIKSYEIEFSRDLVKFQRINDHNTIFTSYVYSPENMNVSGFYRVRAVDYWERSGEFSLTEKYVEDQ, from the exons ATGAAAGTCGCGCCTCATAAGTTTACTTTGTGGAAGTTTTGTGTAGTTCTTGTAATGAGTCAGGATGTTCTGTGTAAATATGTTAACATAGCTGTGGATGTCCAAACACCGCTGAggaatttaaaacatttttggaGGAGCACCGGGTACTG CCCACCTTTTCCTCATACCGAGGCAGATGTGTATGACCTGAGCAGGGATGAGGAGTTGAATTTGGCCTATGTTGGCTCAGTTCCCCACAGTGGAATTCAGCAGGTGCGGATCCACTGGCTCCTGGAGCTTGTTACAGCACA TGTTGTGGATGGAGAGGCaaagtacaatttcacaaatctGGATAAACTAATGGATCAGCTGTGGCAGAATGGTCTTAAACCAG GATTTGAGTTGATGGGAAGTGTGTCCAACTTTTTTCATGACTTTGAGGACAAACGGCAAGTAATGGAATGGCGTAACCTGGTCTATCATACAGCTATGAGGTACATCG GGAAGTATGGCATGGGATATGTCTCACAGTGGAATTTTGAGACATGGAATGAGCCCAACAATCATGATTTTGACAATGTCACGGTTTCCATACAAG GGTTCCTGAATTATTATGATGCCTGTTCTGAGGGCCTCCGGGCGGCCAGCCCTGCCTTAAAGTTTGGGGGTCCTGGAGACTCCTGCCACTCCCCTCCCCACTCCCCGTACTGCTGGGCCATGCTGGAGCACTGTCATAATGGGACAAACTATTTCACTGGTGAGAGGGGGGTTCGTCTTGATTACATCGCCCTGCACAAAAAG GGTGGGGGATGCTCTTTACCAATATTGCAACAGGAGATTGATACAGTGAAAGAAATTCAGCAACATTTCCCATTATTTCAATCAAAACCTATATATAATGATGAGGCTGATCCTCTTGTGGGCTGGTCAAAACCACAGTTATGGAGAGCGGATGTGACCTATGCTGCCATGGTGATAAAG GTGATCGGTCAGCATCAGGACATGCTCATAGCCGACCCCGACAACAACATCAATTACACTCTCCTGAGCAACGACAACGCCTTCCTTAGTTACCACCCCTACCCATTCACGCAGCGCACGCTCACAGCCCGTTTCCAGGTCAACAACACCAAGCCACCACATGTGCAGTTGCTAAGGAAACCTGTTTTGACTGTTATGGGATTGCTGGCATTGTTAG GAGAAACTCAAGTACTAGCTCAACTGTCAGATGATGCATCTGAGAATAATACTGTTGGAGTCCTTGCAAGCATCCATAAACCCTCGATTCCTGGGACCTCTGACAGCTGGCAGTCCACCATTGTCATCTACAGCAGCAAGGACAACATTACCTCTTCTGATGTAGATCAGATCCAAATTCAGCTCAAAGGTTTCCCCATTCAGCAAG GACTTATGTATGTCACATACTACCTGGACAATAATTCAACAAATCCTCACCAGCTGTGGCAAAGCATGGGAAGCCCGGATTTCCCCACAGCGGAGCAGTTCAGGCAACTGAGGCTTCTAGAG GACCCAGTGATTCAAGGGCCCCTACCTTTTCCTGATGGGGGAGGTCTAACCCTGAAGGCAAATCTGCCCATCCCATCTGTCCTCCTGATCCATGTGTGTGCCAAAACCAGCGCTGTTCCAGGCCAG GTAAATGGCTTGCGTTTCATTTCCATCACCAAAGGCCAGGTTCTTATTGTGTGGAAGGACCACTGTATTACTTCCAA GTGCATTAAATCCTATGAGATAGAGTTCTCCAGGGACCTGGTCAAATTCCAAAGGATAAATGATCACAATACCATCTTTACTTCGTATGTGTATTCACCAG AAAACATGAACGTGTCTGGTTTCTACCGAGTACGAGCAGTGGACTACTGGGAAAGATCTGGGGAGTTTTCACTAACAGAGAAATATGTGGAGGACCAGTGA
- the si:ch211-155m12.1 gene encoding vacuolar protein sorting-associated protein 37C: protein MKVEEHHERVARSALSGSEETGLRTLLTEVRDTLANRNQNPIAPQQPAPGITIQEPPPPMNDPQANPAAGPATINLVISTQPQQPEPLPQPDILQRPQQDQPITHLFQATSDPNTLVVGPCGQNQPNAQATPCYLPYGLQQPGLGPYSQYYPYPTYPSSPFGSFMNPLNSPTFLNTGGAGYNYGVSPINPQVNPYNPYSQFKPYAGHNQGMTPNLSITPPIIFREGPARAQ, encoded by the exons ATGAAG GTTGAAGAACATCATGAGAGAGTGGCCAGATCAGCATTGAGTGGCAGTGAGGAAACG GGCCTGCGGACCTTGCTGACCGAAGTGAGAGATACCCTTGCCAACCGTAACCAAAACCCAATAGCCCCGCAGCAGCCCGCTCCAGGTATTACCATTCAGGAACCCCCTCCTCCCATGAACGACCCACAGGCCAATCCTGCAGCAGGCCCGGCCACCATTAACCTGGTCATCTCTACCCAGCCACAGCAGCCAGAGCCACTGCCACAGCCGGACATCCTACAGAGACCGCAACAGGACCAACCAATTACCCATCTGTTTCAGGCCACGAGCGATCCCAACACCTTGGTTGTTGGACCATGTGGACAAAATCAGCCAAATGCCCAGGCTACGCCATGCTATCTTCCCTATGGTCTGCAGCAACCAGGACTTGGACCATATTCCCAGTACTATCCTTATCCTACATACCCCTCTTCTCCATTCGGCTCTTTCATGAATCCTTTAAATTCCCCAACTTTCCTCAACACTGGAGGAGCTGGGTACAATTATGGTGTTTCTCCCATAAATCCACAGGTTAACCCCTACAACCCCTATAGCCAATTTAAACCCTATGCTGGGCATAATCAGGGCATGACCCCAAATCTGAGCATAACCCCCCCGATCATTTTTAGAGAGGGTCCAGCAAGAGCCCAATAA